The proteins below are encoded in one region of Pseudomonas putida NBRC 14164:
- a CDS encoding AraC family transcriptional regulator, protein MSNWIDLKQDADSGIESVRAHFVGHAYDPHWHDSFLVGVTEQGVQQFNCRRVRHRSTPGQVFLLEPGDIHDGLAPTEEGFTYSTLYLEPAWLDQQLRALFEHAPGDSLPSFADTLCHDEHLARATALAFQSVHDQDLRIVRQTAMDDLLACLTRHMHWRRRINPDPRLPLTAQRARDFLHANLEHDIGLEDLAQACGIDRFRLTRAFKAAFGIAPHAYLIQLRLARARRLLALGQTPAEVAVALGFADQSHLGRWFRRAYRLTPADYRRRCSNLPD, encoded by the coding sequence ATGAGCAACTGGATCGACCTCAAGCAAGACGCCGATAGCGGCATCGAGTCGGTCCGTGCACATTTTGTCGGGCATGCCTACGACCCGCACTGGCACGACAGCTTCCTGGTCGGCGTGACCGAACAGGGCGTGCAGCAGTTCAATTGCCGCCGGGTGCGCCACCGCAGCACGCCGGGGCAGGTTTTCTTGCTCGAACCTGGCGACATCCACGATGGCCTGGCGCCCACCGAAGAAGGCTTTACCTATTCCACGCTGTACCTGGAGCCCGCGTGGCTCGACCAACAGTTGCGGGCGCTGTTCGAGCACGCCCCGGGCGACAGCCTGCCCAGCTTCGCCGACACCCTGTGCCACGACGAACACCTTGCCCGGGCCACCGCCCTCGCCTTCCAGTCCGTGCACGACCAGGACTTGCGCATCGTCCGGCAAACGGCCATGGACGACCTGCTTGCCTGCCTGACCCGCCACATGCACTGGCGCCGACGCATCAACCCCGACCCACGCCTGCCGCTGACCGCCCAGCGCGCACGGGATTTCCTGCACGCCAACCTGGAGCACGACATCGGCCTGGAAGACCTTGCCCAGGCCTGCGGCATCGACCGCTTTCGCCTTACACGTGCATTCAAGGCCGCATTCGGCATTGCACCGCATGCCTACCTGATCCAGCTGCGCCTGGCCCGGGCGCGGCGCCTGCTCGCCCTGGGCCAGACGCCTGCCGAAGTGGCCGTGGCCTTGGGCTTCGCCGACCAGAGCCACCTGGGGCGATGGTTCCGTCGGGCCTACCGGCTAACCCCTGCCGACTACCGCAGGCGCTGCTCAAACCTTCCAGACTGA